The Vibrio sp. 16 genome segment TCTCGCTGTTTACCCTTCCATTGATGGCGCATTACCTCTCTCCTGTTCAACTCGGTCAGCTTGAGTTTATCGGCATCACAGCGGTCTTTTTTTCGATGGTCATTGGCTTAGCCATGCACGAGAATCTCTACCGTTTCATTGGAACCATTGATTGCCATGACGCACAAAAGCGCAAAGCGAGTGAGCTCTATACCGCAACGCTGCTGATCTCATCTGGCCTAGGGATAGCGTGTTTCACCCTTTACAACCTTATCGGTGCGCCTATTGAGAGCATCAGTGAAAGCCAGTCATTTTTAATCGGTATTGTGCTTTGCTATGAAGCGCCGCTCGCGATTGGGCTTGCTTGGTTGCGCCTTCACAATCAAGCCATGCTGTTTTTCAAACTGTGCGTCACCACCGTTATTGTGCAAGTGGCGTTACTGGTTATGATTTTGTTTTATCGCCCAGACGTGACACTGATTTTCGCTGCAAACGTCATTTGCACACTGGGGCAGTTTTTGTTTTTGCATGTCTACTTGCCATTTAGCATTCGCCTACCAAGCCGAGAACAATTACAAAGCTATCTGCGCTATTCCTCTCCTTTAATGCTGTCTGCAATGGTCGCGTTTGCACTAAGCGGCGCAGAACGTTGGTTTATTGCCGGCTATACAGATCTAGAAACACTTGGCATTTACGCCATCGCAGCAAAGTTTGCCCTAGGTGTGGGCATCATGATTCAACCCTTTCACATGTGGTGGATGCCAAGACGATTTCAGGTACAACAAACACAAGGCAACTTGGCGGTCGCAAAAACCATTCAACAGGGCGCGTTGTTGCTTTGTGTGATTGCTGTGGCTTTATCTTGGGCAAGCCAGTTGTTTATCACGCTAGCGCTGCCAGCAAACTATCATCAAGCAGCGCAATTGGTCGCGATTACTATTTTGATTATGGTGTTCAAAGAGCTCACTGAAATGATCAATATTGGTATTCTCCATGCCAAGCAGACCACCAAATTATTGTCGATTAATCTCGTTGCTATCGTCATCGCGTTTATCATCGGCGCGCTTACCATTGAACATGGGGTCTACGCCATTTTGGTTGCGCTATTGTGCGGCCAAGTCAGCCGATTCCTGTTTGCGCTCATCATGAGTCAGCGGTTGTTGCCACTTCCTTATCATACTGGTGCCACGCTAGGGCTGATCGCTTTGAGCTCGCTATTGGTCATCAGTGGCAGTTTCGAACAGCCGCAATCAGTGACCCTTTTGATGTTCGTCCTTCAACCGTTAGCACTGATCGCCTACGCGCAGCGCGTCAACTTGATTGACATCAAGCAGGTCCGTAAACAGTTCTCGACCACCGCTGCGGCGGGTGAAAAGTAGGGGGAACATTGCGATGGTGACTGCACATAAGCAAAGAACCGCAATCATTGGCATGACAGTGCTGTGCTTTCTCCTTATTGGCATTTGGAGTTTAGCACCTCACCCTGCTCTCATTGCCGTTCTATGCTTAGTGCCCTTTGGAATCTTGTTCGTGCTCAACCAAACTTTTTGGTTGGTCAGCCTGTTTGTTCTGTTCTCTTTTTTCAGAATTCACGAAGCCTTCCCCGCGCTGTACTCTTTGAAAATCCCGTTGCTACTCTCACTCGGGGCGTTGTCTGCGCTCATGTGGCATACCATTATCAGTCGTCAGGTAAAAACCTACTGGCATCCAAACTTAACCCAACTTGCTGCTTTTTGCTTGCTTGTCATTATTGGAATTGTTTTTGCGTCCAACCCGGGTATTTCGATTGCATTTTTTAAAAATATCTACTGGAAGATCATCGTGATGACTCTGGCGATCGCTTGGTTGGTTGACACGGAAGACGCGGTGAAAAAAATCGCTACACTCATCATCATTTCGGGCATTCTCATCTCTGGGGTCGCGATTTTTAACTCCCTTAACGGGATTGGATTGGTCGAAGGAACGCGTGTCACGATAGGCCGCCATTTAGGCTCGATGCTCGGCGATCCAAATGATCTCTCATTGGTGCTGATGTTCCCGCTAGCGTTTGCCATTTCGTTTGCTACCACCAAGAACATCGGCATGGCTAGGCTATTAGGGATTGTTGGGGTGCTTCTCGCCATTTGGGCAGTACTGGCTACTCAAAGTCGTGGCGGGTTGCTCGGTTCATTGGCGGTCTTTGGCATGTTCGGGCTCCGATTGATAAAGTCGAAAACGTTGCTCATAACACTAGGGGTTGTCGCGGCATCAGCGCTATTCTTGGCGGCAGGTATTTCTGACAGACAATCAGGCGGCGCTGCCGAAGAAGGGATTGATGCGTCAGCGATGGGGCGTTTATACGCGTGGGAAGCAGCTTTCAAAATGGCGGTCAGCAATCCGCTGACTGGCGTTGGCCTAGATAACTTTTACGTCAACTA includes the following:
- a CDS encoding O-antigen ligase family protein, translated to MVTAHKQRTAIIGMTVLCFLLIGIWSLAPHPALIAVLCLVPFGILFVLNQTFWLVSLFVLFSFFRIHEAFPALYSLKIPLLLSLGALSALMWHTIISRQVKTYWHPNLTQLAAFCLLVIIGIVFASNPGISIAFFKNIYWKIIVMTLAIAWLVDTEDAVKKIATLIIISGILISGVAIFNSLNGIGLVEGTRVTIGRHLGSMLGDPNDLSLVLMFPLAFAISFATTKNIGMARLLGIVGVLLAIWAVLATQSRGGLLGSLAVFGMFGLRLIKSKTLLITLGVVAASALFLAAGISDRQSGGAAEEGIDASAMGRLYAWEAAFKMAVSNPLTGVGLDNFYVNYFFYSPHWDGLNHAVHSTWFGVLAETGFLGLLVFIWLIIGLLKTSRQTMKSLDANPALFSPLFVATSMAVYAGIVGTIVSGTFLTQGFTWPIYILAALCIAISRITQNSTQNEKTAQSDS
- a CDS encoding lipopolysaccharide biosynthesis protein, with protein sequence MASNPLKNMSLYAVSLFLMKGISLFTLPLMAHYLSPVQLGQLEFIGITAVFFSMVIGLAMHENLYRFIGTIDCHDAQKRKASELYTATLLISSGLGIACFTLYNLIGAPIESISESQSFLIGIVLCYEAPLAIGLAWLRLHNQAMLFFKLCVTTVIVQVALLVMILFYRPDVTLIFAANVICTLGQFLFLHVYLPFSIRLPSREQLQSYLRYSSPLMLSAMVAFALSGAERWFIAGYTDLETLGIYAIAAKFALGVGIMIQPFHMWWMPRRFQVQQTQGNLAVAKTIQQGALLLCVIAVALSWASQLFITLALPANYHQAAQLVAITILIMVFKELTEMINIGILHAKQTTKLLSINLVAIVIAFIIGALTIEHGVYAILVALLCGQVSRFLFALIMSQRLLPLPYHTGATLGLIALSSLLVISGSFEQPQSVTLLMFVLQPLALIAYAQRVNLIDIKQVRKQFSTTAAAGEK